From a single Paraburkholderia sp. FT54 genomic region:
- a CDS encoding IclR family transcriptional regulator, whose amino-acid sequence MDADDKDDADRYRAPALDKGLDILELLAEQKEGLTRAEITKLLGRNASEMYRMLERLVARQYVVRSAAGDRYSLSLKLYALAHRHPPMNRLISEALPLMQRFADAAEQSCHLVVYDRGNLLVIAQVDGPGTWGMSVRLGSRVGLIDTGSGRVMLAFQSVEQREQMLAEHTKVKGEVTIDRAALDQACERIRAAGFSQKDSQQTFGVTDVTFPIQGPSGQAIAVLTCPYLRRIDEYVAPTLEAATALLRETVQALSMFHENAA is encoded by the coding sequence ATGGACGCAGACGACAAAGACGACGCCGACCGCTACCGCGCCCCGGCGCTCGACAAAGGCCTCGACATCCTCGAACTGCTCGCCGAGCAGAAGGAGGGACTGACGCGCGCGGAGATCACCAAGCTGCTCGGACGCAACGCGAGCGAGATGTATCGCATGCTCGAACGGCTGGTCGCGCGTCAGTACGTGGTGCGCTCGGCGGCCGGAGACCGCTACTCGCTCAGCCTCAAGCTGTATGCGCTCGCGCATCGTCATCCGCCGATGAACCGTCTGATCTCCGAAGCGCTGCCGCTCATGCAGCGTTTTGCCGATGCCGCCGAACAATCGTGTCACCTCGTGGTGTACGACCGCGGCAATCTGCTGGTGATCGCGCAAGTGGATGGGCCGGGCACGTGGGGCATGTCGGTGCGGCTCGGCTCGCGCGTCGGCCTGATCGACACGGGTTCGGGGCGCGTGATGCTGGCGTTTCAAAGCGTCGAGCAGCGCGAGCAGATGCTGGCCGAACACACCAAGGTGAAGGGCGAGGTCACGATCGATCGCGCCGCGCTCGATCAGGCCTGCGAGCGGATTCGCGCGGCGGGTTTCTCGCAGAAGGACAGCCAGCAGACGTTCGGCGTGACCGACGTCACGTTCCCGATCCAGGGTCCGTCCGGCCAGGCGATTGCGGTGCTCACCTGTCCGTATTTGCGCCGCATCGACGAATACGTCGCGCCGACGCTGGAAGCCGCCACCGCGCTGTTGCGCGAGACGGTCCAGGCGTTATCGATGTTTCACGAGAACGCCGCCTAG
- a CDS encoding GNAT family N-acetyltransferase: MTVRNLDALFRPKSVAVIGASERPGSTGAMVWARVLEGGFDGPLWPVNTKYAMLGGHAVVGDTGDLPEAPTVALICTPPATWPGIIHKLGGLGTRAAIIVGEVRCDDDRLALRHALSAARPNLLRIVGPGSLGVVSPALRAHLGAPSCTVKAGGVAWVSQSNALTNAVLGWAHARGLGFSHAVALGGEADVDAGDVLDYLASDPGTRAILLELDSVRAARKFMSAARAAARNKPVLALRSGRADPADALYTAAFRRAGMVRVDALDDLLDEIETLGVGRVAAGATATLITSDRGLATLACDAFAAAGDTLAPWPDEASEALKQTLPYAVGGNPLQLGDDARPEHFGTALKLLADHRGTGTAFVVHASTHGAPVGEVAQALIANQRFAYRGLLACFFGGVDAATRDALHAQGIPVHTTPQRLARAFARLVDYRMGRELLMQTPEGLPAQVPETIDAAQAQACAAVAAGERQLTGEAAARFLERFGLRVETAPFASDSAEASTHSSTKPVVDIAVELHDDDNFGPVFRFTAPSTDGVSEPLRVYGLPPLNPMLARDMVTRSPYARLVAPEPALAALTALSQAVCDVKELVGLALTLRVYREHVMLVDPTLSVAATRSRLAIVPYPRRFEETLDWQGFRVTVRPIRPEDEAAHHDFVEAMTPEDLRLRFFGAVGSFDHSQLARMTQIDYDREMALIATVQSEEGFTRTLGVVRAVADPDNETAEFAVAVRSDQKGRRLGQLLMDRIIKYARVRGIHWLVGEALRENTPMIGLAKASGFTITRTEDPGVVGFRMALDEAAEASA, from the coding sequence GTGACCGTTCGCAATCTCGACGCCTTGTTTCGACCCAAATCCGTTGCCGTGATCGGCGCTTCCGAGCGGCCCGGCAGCACCGGCGCGATGGTGTGGGCGCGCGTGCTGGAAGGGGGCTTCGACGGCCCGCTCTGGCCGGTCAATACGAAGTACGCAATGCTCGGCGGCCATGCCGTGGTCGGGGACACGGGCGATTTGCCGGAAGCGCCGACCGTCGCCCTGATCTGCACGCCGCCGGCGACGTGGCCGGGCATCATCCATAAGCTCGGTGGCTTGGGCACGCGCGCGGCGATCATCGTCGGCGAGGTGCGTTGCGATGACGACCGGCTCGCGCTGCGGCACGCGCTCTCGGCGGCGCGCCCGAACCTGCTGCGGATCGTCGGGCCGGGCAGTCTCGGCGTGGTGTCGCCGGCGCTGCGCGCGCACCTGGGCGCGCCGTCGTGCACGGTGAAGGCGGGCGGCGTGGCGTGGGTGTCGCAGTCGAATGCATTGACCAATGCCGTGCTCGGCTGGGCGCATGCGCGCGGCCTCGGTTTCTCGCATGCCGTGGCGCTCGGCGGCGAAGCGGACGTCGACGCGGGCGACGTGCTCGACTATCTGGCGAGCGACCCCGGCACGCGCGCCATCCTGCTCGAACTGGACAGCGTGCGGGCTGCCCGAAAGTTCATGTCGGCGGCCCGCGCGGCGGCGCGCAACAAGCCGGTGCTGGCACTGCGCTCCGGCCGCGCCGATCCCGCCGACGCGCTCTACACCGCCGCGTTCCGTCGCGCGGGCATGGTGCGCGTCGATGCGCTCGACGACCTGCTCGACGAGATCGAGACGCTCGGCGTCGGCCGCGTGGCGGCGGGGGCCACGGCGACGCTGATTACGAGCGACCGCGGCCTGGCCACGCTCGCTTGTGACGCCTTTGCCGCCGCCGGCGACACGCTTGCGCCGTGGCCGGACGAAGCGTCGGAAGCCTTGAAGCAGACTTTGCCGTACGCGGTCGGCGGCAATCCGCTGCAACTTGGCGACGACGCGCGGCCCGAGCATTTCGGCACCGCCCTCAAGCTGCTGGCGGATCATCGCGGCACGGGCACGGCCTTCGTGGTCCACGCGTCGACGCATGGCGCGCCGGTCGGCGAAGTGGCGCAGGCGTTGATCGCGAACCAGCGTTTCGCGTACCGTGGCCTCCTTGCGTGTTTCTTCGGCGGCGTGGATGCCGCCACGCGCGACGCGCTCCACGCGCAGGGCATCCCGGTGCATACGACGCCGCAGCGCCTCGCGCGCGCCTTCGCGCGGCTGGTCGATTACCGGATGGGCCGCGAACTGCTGATGCAGACGCCAGAGGGTTTGCCGGCGCAGGTCCCCGAAACCATCGACGCAGCCCAAGCTCAGGCATGCGCGGCAGTTGCCGCAGGTGAGCGCCAACTAACCGGGGAAGCGGCGGCGCGGTTTCTGGAGCGTTTTGGTTTGCGCGTGGAGACCGCGCCGTTCGCATCGGACAGCGCGGAGGCGAGCACCCACTCATCCACCAAGCCCGTCGTCGACATCGCCGTCGAACTCCACGACGACGACAACTTCGGGCCCGTCTTCCGCTTCACGGCGCCATCGACCGATGGCGTATCCGAGCCGCTGCGCGTCTACGGCTTGCCGCCGCTCAACCCGATGCTCGCGCGCGATATGGTCACACGTTCGCCGTACGCGCGGCTGGTTGCACCGGAGCCGGCCCTGGCCGCGCTGACGGCGCTCTCGCAAGCCGTGTGCGACGTCAAGGAGCTCGTCGGTCTCGCGCTGACGCTCAGGGTGTACCGGGAGCACGTGATGCTCGTCGATCCGACGCTGAGCGTCGCGGCAACGCGCAGCCGCCTCGCGATCGTGCCTTATCCGCGCCGCTTCGAAGAGACGCTGGACTGGCAAGGTTTCCGGGTGACAGTCCGGCCGATCCGTCCGGAAGACGAGGCCGCGCATCATGACTTCGTCGAAGCGATGACGCCCGAAGATTTGCGCCTGCGGTTTTTCGGCGCCGTAGGCAGCTTCGACCACTCGCAGCTCGCGCGCATGACGCAGATCGACTACGACCGCGAAATGGCGCTGATCGCCACCGTGCAAAGCGAAGAAGGTTTCACGCGGACGCTGGGCGTGGTGCGCGCGGTCGCCGATCCTGACAACGAAACCGCCGAATTCGCGGTGGCGGTGCGCTCGGATCAGAAGGGCCGGCGCCTCGGCCAATTGCTGATGGACCGGATCATCAAGTACGCGCGGGTGCGCGGCATCCACTGGCTGGTCGGCGAGGCGCTGCGCGAAAATACCCCGATGATCGGGCTCGCCAAAGCCAGCGGTTTCACGATTACGCGGACGGAGGATCCGGGTGTGGTCGGCTTCAGGATGGCGTTGGATGAGGCGGCCGAGGCAAGCGCATAA